From Salmo salar chromosome ssa09, Ssal_v3.1, whole genome shotgun sequence:
CAAGAACTTTTCACCAAAGGCTTTGGCTCTGACCTCAACTGCTTTGGGGATTTAGTGTTTTTTTTCTACTTTCGTGTATAACGTTTATTTTTTGACTTATTCAACGGCTGAGATGGATTCTGACGCTGGCTCCAACTCCAGCCGCTCCTCATCTCCAGACCTGGTGGTGGACGACTCCATGGGCAGCTTCTTCTCCAACAAGATGTTTCAGGCCTACTGCCAGGAGGAGGGGGCAGCCAGGGCTGCCGGTCAGGGCAGGGCTGACCGCTGTGCTGGGGGAGGCAAGAGCAAGACCCGGGCTGACCTCAAAGAGGGTGACGACGTGCAGGACCTTAGGCTGAAGGTGAatggcagagagaggaagaggatgcaTGACCTGAACCAGGCATTAGACGGCCTGAGAGAGGTCATGCCCTACGCTCAGGGGCCCTCTGTCCGCAAGCTCTCAAAGATCTCCACCCTGCTGCTGGCCCGTAACTATATCCTCATGTTGTCCAGCTCTCTGGAGGAGATGAAAAAGCTGGTTGGGGATGTGTACGGAGGCAGTGGTGCCCAGAGTCGCACCAGCCACCCCCGGATCACCCTTCCGGCCCCCACAGCCCATCTCCCACTGCACCCCTTGGCCCAGTCCCTGCACTCCCTGGTTGGCAGCACGGCCTCAGCTCTCCACCACCCCTCGCCTCCCCCTGCTCCAGCCCCACACTCACCGCCCTCTGCAAGCTACATGGGCTTCCACCATGCATCGGTACAGAGCCTGCTGAAGGACCCTCTCCACCTAGCCAGCTCCTACAGGCACTTCCCTGGTATGCCCTGTCCCTGCTCGCTCTGCCAGCCTCTACCAACCACCACATCCACCCTGCACAGCTTTTCCATGGGCAAGTGAGCAGGCGACACTCAGGACTGAAGTTAAGGCCCAACCCAGGACAAAGTAGCTCACTGCCAGTGTACTGAGAAAAATCGTTGGTTTAACTGTAAAAAAAACACTGGTAGCCTCAGGACCTGTACATATTTTGTATATAGTGTATCTTTTATTGAGTATGCCGCTGCTATTTTTCCAATTGACATGCCTTGTTTATATTGAAAGGATTTAAAACGCACACACAACAACATACTGTTGTTCTTGGAACTATTTTTTGAATGTAACAGCGAGAATAGCTGCTATGGCTATTCAATATCAGTGTTACTGAAACAAATGACAAAGATGGAAAGTGCTGTGTCCTTCTGTGCAGGTGTCCTATTTTCCTAAATTAAACTTTTGATATAAAAAAAACTAACATTTTCTGCTGTTTTACTTGAGACAGTCTATTTACATCAGAAATGTAAATCTATCAGAAAtgtaaatctattaacatctacTAACATTATATTTGCATCAGACTATTGTGTTTTTGAGCATGTCGTTCATGTTTTTAATTTTCAAATTGGCTACGTAACACTACAATAGTAAAACATAACTATATTATATTTACCATCGCTGTGCACTGTATTTTAGGGTCTCTCCATGGTAGACCCAGGAGGGTGTAGTAGTTAGTGATGCT
This genomic window contains:
- the LOC106610890 gene encoding oligodendrocyte transcription factor 3-like, which codes for MDSDAGSNSSRSSSPDLVVDDSMGSFFSNKMFQAYCQEEGAARAAGQGRADRCAGGGKSKTRADLKEGDDVQDLRLKVNGRERKRMHDLNQALDGLREVMPYAQGPSVRKLSKISTLLLARNYILMLSSSLEEMKKLVGDVYGGSGAQSRTSHPRITLPAPTAHLPLHPLAQSLHSLVGSTASALHHPSPPPAPAPHSPPSASYMGFHHASVQSLLKDPLHLASSYRHFPGMPCPCSLCQPLPTTTSTLHSFSMGK